Genomic segment of Oncorhynchus keta strain PuntledgeMale-10-30-2019 chromosome 12, Oket_V2, whole genome shotgun sequence:
tatggggatgaggtaggtagatagatgggctgtttacagatgggctatgtacaggtgcagtgatctgtaagctgctttgacagctggtgcttaaagctagtgagggagatgtgagtctccagcttcagagatttttgcaattcgttccagtcatgggcagcagagaactggaaggaaagacgaccaaaggaggaattggctttgggagtgaccagtgagatatacctgccggagcgcgtgctacgagtggatgctgctatggtgaccagtgagctgagataaggcggggctttacctagcaaagacttgtagataacctgtagccagtgggtttggagacgagtatgaagcgagggccaaccaacgagagcgtacaggtcacaatggtgggtagtgtatggggctttggtgacaaaacggatggcactgtgatagactgcatccagtttgttgagtagagtgttggaggctattttatagatgacatcaccaaagtcgaggatcggtaggatggtcagttttacgagggtatgtttggcagcatgagtgaaggatgctttgttgcgatatatgaagccgattctagatttaattttggattggagatgcttaatgtgagtctggaaggagagtttacagtctaaccagacacccaggtatttgtagttgtccacgtattctaagtcagagcggtccagagtagtgatgctggactggcgagcaggtgcgggcagcgatagattgaaaagcatgcatttagttttacttgcgtttaagagcagttggaggccacggaaggagagttgtatggcattgaagctcatctggaggttagttaacacagtgtccaaggaggggccagaagtatacagaatggtatcgtctccggagaggtggatcagagaatcaccagcagcaagagcaacatcattgatgtatacagagaagagagtcggcccaagaattgaaccctgtggcacacccatagagactgtcagtggtccagacaacaggccctccgatttgacacactgaactctatcagagaaggagttggtaaaccaggcgaggcagtcatttgagaaaccaaggctgtcgagtctgctagtaagaatgttgtgattgacagagtcgaaagccgtggtcaggtcgatgaatacagtaatgtctctcatcgatggcggttatgatgtcgtttagaaccttgagcgtggctgagctgaccagctctgaaaccagattgcatagcggagaaggtatggtgggattcgaaatggtcagtaatccgtttttttgttgttgaattttacccccttttctccccaatttcgtagtgtcccattgttgtagtagctactatcttgtctcatcgctacaactcccgtatgggctcgggagagacgaaggttgaaagtcatgcgtcctccgatacaccacccaaccaagccgcactgcttcttaacacagtgtgcatccaacccggaagccagccgcaccaaggAAAcaccggaggaaacactgtgcacctggcaaccttggttagcgcgcgctgcgcccggcccgccacaggagtcgctggtgtgcgatgagacaaggacatccctaccgaccaagccctccctaacccggacgacgctaggccaattgtgcgtcgcgcAACGGACcacccggtcgcggccggttacgacagagcctggccACGAAcccagcgcccttaaccactgctccACCCTAGAGgccagtaatctgtttgttaacttggctttcgaagaccttagaaagacagggtaggatagatatacagtgcggcaaaaaagtatttagtcagccaccaattgtgcaagttctcccacttaaaaagatgagaggcctgtaattttcatcataggtagacttcaactatgacagacaaaataagctgtagagaaatgcttattgaaatgctcaattatagtggatttatcggtggtgacaatgtttcctagcctcagagcagtgggcagctgggaggaggtgctcttattctccatggactttacagcgtcccagaacttttttgagtttctgtttgaaaaagcttgccttagcttttctaactgcctgtgtatatttgttcctaacttccctgaaaagttgcatatcacgggggctattcgatgctaatgcagaatgccacattatgtttttgtgctggtcaagggcagataggtctggcgtgaaccaaggactatatctattcctagttcaaaattttttgagaggggcatgcttatttaagatggtgaggaaggcacttttaaagaatagccaggcatcatctactgacgggatgaggtcaatgtcattccaggataccccggccaggtcgattagaaaggcctgctcgcagaagtgtttcagggagcgtttgacagtgatgaggggtggtcatttggtcgcagacccattacggatgcaggcaatcaggcagtgatctctgagatcttgattgaaaacagcagaggtgtatttggagggcgaattagttaggatgacatctatgagggtgcccgtgtttactgatttggggttgtacctgataggttcattcaaatcaaatcaaattgatttatatagccctttgtacagcagctgatatctcaaagtgctgtacagaaacccagcctaaaaccccaaacagcaagcaatacaggtgtagaagcattgataatttgtgtgagattgagggcatcaagcttagtttgtaggatggccggggtgttaagcatgtcccagtttaggacacctagtagcacaagctcagaagatagatggggggcaatcagttcacatatagtatcgagggcacagctgggggcagagggaggtctatagcaagcggcaacagtgagagacttgtttctggaaaggtgaatttttagaagtagaagctcaaattgtttgggtacagacttagaaagtaatacagaactctgcaggctatctttgtagtagattgcaacaccgccccctttggcagttctatcttggtggaaaacgttatagttagcaatggagatgtcagggtttttggtggttttcctaagccaggatacAGACACagctaagacatctgggttggcagtgtgctaaagcagtgagtgaAACAAatttagggagtaggcttctaatgttaacatgcatgaaaccaaggcttttacatttacagaagtcaacaaatgagagcacctggggggtgggaggcgagctaggcactgcaggacctggattaacctccacatcaccagaggagaagtaggataagggtacggctaaagactatacgaactggccgtctagcacgttcagaacagagagtaaaaggagcaggtttctgggcacgatagcatagattcaaggcatagtgtacagacaaaggtaaggtaggatgtgagtacattggaggtaaacctaggcattgactaataaagagagagatataatataataatatattaatgATATATGACATttagatatagtctctagagatgtttaaaccagggGATGTCATTGCATATgtttagcagttagcagaccaggttagcaagcaagcagatagcaggggctagaaagttagcctttgggggggcatcgcgatgggggtaagtctgtttttgcctcttcgtgcggtgacgtcgatagaccagtcgtggaattagtagggttccaagtagctctaggtagctagcaggccgatattgtagcccaggagtatgcgtcggtggtagcacaggagccctggccgggctagcttcaagctaaattggtgcttgctctgggatggaaacgctagccaggagtagtcatccaGGATTGCGGTTAGCTAattgtgaagatccagatgaaatgGTCAGTTTGCGggaggaatccggggataaaaataacaggtccgttatgctctggttagagtcacattgttcgaactggcgagagctttccgagctgaaggttagctgatgaccgctggcaatggtttgctgactgatatctggtagttagctggctagcttcagttgagggattccagatccgaagtaaatataaatactttaggaaaaaaagcagatccactccacattgggtgaggcgggttgcaggagagtatttagatgatgaggtttagcaaaatattttaaaggatatgcgccgaaaaatatgtaaaacgatatatacaagggacaggacaaggacgtctgactgctacgccatcttggatcaaatactgcttcacagtccccgctgttccataaggtgttttatttattttcaatctaattttactgcttgcgccAGTTGATGTggagtagagttccatgtagtcatggctctatgtacagtcgtggccaaatgttttgagaatgacacaaatattaatttccacaaagtttgctgatTCAGTttctagatatttttgtcagatgttactatgaaatactgaagtataattacatgCATTTCATAAGtgccaaaggcttttattgacaattacatgaagttgatgcaaagagtaaatatttgcagtgttgacccttctttttcaagacctctgcaatctgccctggcatgctgtcaattaacttctgggccagatcctgactgatggcagcccattcttgcataatcaatgcttggagtttgtcagaatttgtgggtttttgtttttccacccacctcttgaggattgaccacaagttctcaatgggattaaggtctggagagtttcctggccatggacccaaaatatcaatgttttgttccccgaaccacttagttatcacttttgccttatggcaaggtgctccattatGCTGGAAAaagcattgttcgtcaccaaactgttcctggatggttggaagAAGTTGCTcccggaggatgtgttggtaccattctttatacatggctgtgttcttaggcaaaattgtgagggAGCCCACTCCCttagctgagaagcaaccccacacacaaatggtctcaggatgctttactgttggcatgacacaggactgatggtagcgctcaccttgtcttctccggacaagttttttttccggatgccccaaacaatcggaaaggggattcatcagaaaaattactttaccccagtcctcagcagtccaatcactgtaccttttgcagaatatcagtctgtccctgatgtttttcctggagagaagtggcttctctgctgcccttcttgacaccaggccatcctccaaaagtctttgcctcactgtgtgtgcagatgcactcacacctgcctgctgccattcctgagagAGCACTGTACTGGTGGTTCCCCGATCCCACAGCTagatcaactttaggagacggtcctggtgcttgctggactttctcgGGCgctctgaagccttcttcacaacaattgaactgctctccttgaagttcttgatgattcggcccagctcatggtgcagcacttCTTTCGGATCCATGGACTTCCGATTGACATGGTCTCCGATCGCAGCCCTCAGTTCTCGTCAccggttctggaaggcgttctgcaccctcattgggtcATTGGCCAGCCTGTCATCCCCAGTCTAACGGCCAGTTGGAGTGAGCCAATCACCACCTGGGGCCAGCAACGTGTGTGGGTGGAATACACCCGCAACACCCTACCCTGCTCGGCCACTGGTCTCTTGCCCTTTGAGTGTTCCTTGGGATATCAGCCCCCACTCTTCCCTGAGCAAGAGGAAGAAGTCAGAATACCCTCTGCTCAGATGTTCGTCCGCCGCTGTCGtcgtacctggaagagagcccggtCCGCTCTTCTCAAGACCATCTCCAGATATTACTGACCTCTTTCTGCCCTTGACCTGCCCCGTGTTAAAATAAACCTTCTGAGATTCTAACTATCCacttcctgtgtctgcatctgggtcttatcctgagtcgTGATAATTTCCTTTAATAAAAGGTAGGCCTATGGCATACATACGCCTTCATACCCCCTAAATTCGAGTGTTGGATATAACCTAACATCCCTTCACTGATATGGAATGGTGGGTGGAGAAATTGACCAAAATCTAAAGTCTAATTTCATCTttcaaacaggtaggcctacctcttatttcttaaataggaagaaataggctccaacacaaagccctcttgttgttagtAAAGTTTAATTAAAATGAAGACATTTAAATGAATTATGCCTactcaaatgtgcctaatttcAGCACCATGAGCTGCCGTTTCCCGATTGATTGCGCTGAGGCTGCTGCTTCAAGTTTCAGCCACACAATGTAAGTTACTCGAATCTGGCTTATTGTGAAGTCAATAACTCTGATACATACATTATGGGCAAGAAACATACTGTTTTTAATCAAATCAATTATAGTAGCAAGCTATTAAAATGTATCTCCGGTCCTTCCGATCTTCGCGCGCTCCTCAAACTGAACATAGTATTTTGTAACGCTATTCAACTCTTAGGTCTGTAACCtgatggttttctgttctacctgataattaattgcacccacctaaATCAGTCCCTGTTTAAAGGGGAAGAATGAAAAAACGCAGTTGAACTGACTTCGACGTGCAGAGTTGAGTTCGAAGGGGCTATAGGCTAGTCCGCCCGCGCAACGTTTAGGGAAGAAGCCTTTGAGTCTCCTGTACTGCCACGGTAGGCCTACACAGCACatccattggttaggcagcacacaaaCATGCTTATGATCAGCAAGAGCCGAGCGGGAATCAGAGTTGGAATTTCCATTACAGTGTGTAATGCATCCTAGTTTTATTTATACTATCCCACAAATATACCTTTGCCCCGTGCTTTTCCGAGAATGCACTTTGTAGCCTAtaaggctatggatcatttgattgagctcacactaaatagcctatcgGTGCACTTGATATTACGTGCTCAGCGGAGAATCAGAGGTGAGGGGCGGCATCGGACACAAATGGATATTTAGCCCAATAAGCAACTAATTCTAAAACTAACTCTAAAATGAGAAATATTGAAATGTCATAAAGTACAAATTACATGAATCTCCACTGGACTAGATTGAAAAAATATGAATCCCTCCCcatgactgaaattgaaaaagcatgaccctcccccatttcCCCCAGGTAAAAACATTATGTTAATCTCGATCCATTCCTtagaataaaaatatataatcagTTGAGGTCCAGATTTGATAAAATGTAAAGTAATTGCTAGGAAATATTGGGGAAATTCAGCGTTTTATTAATTGCAGTATTAGAGTATACCACAGGGTGTCACTGGTGTCTTGCAATCCTTAAATCTAGTATAGGGCGCACTGTAGCCTAGACCTACTGAAACAGCGGTGATACATAtaccttttttttctccaatGCAGAATAATAATATTGACATCCGTTGTTAAAGACTTTTAAGTCTTCAATAGCCGATTTATTTAATGGTTATTCGTGCATTGTATTTTCTCACTCAATTGATAGCCTATGCCCAGACAGCACATACCGATGCTTGAATTAAAATCAATACCAGACCGTTACCAATAAGCATTTGATAATAGTATAACCGGTGAAACAATATCCCGATAAAGACGTACAATTCTGTTGAGGATGTCATACAGAGACAAAAAGTGCCCATATGTATTTATATTAAAATAGTTAAAGTCTTGAGTGTTCTCAATATTGATCTAATTCGGCTACAAAAgcacaaacacacgcatacaGACACGTGCTACATTTGAATCCAGGAGCACATAAATGACAACGTTTGGCCTACTATTTGGCCTTGTTGAATTTATAATAGATCATGGAGTATTACCCATATTTAGGTCTATCTATGGCTTAatgcagagccatatatttagataCATGGCTAAATGCATATCTCAATAAACTATGCAGCTTCTTTATTcattaaaatgttatttgtcacatgcgctgaatacaacaggtgtagtagaccttacagtgaaatgctttagcCTACAATTCATGTGAATGAATATGGATGGATAAACTACATTTGGATCTAGTAGTCTATGTCACATGATGAGCAACAAActaaaactggacagttttatctccatctcttccttcaaagactcagtcatggacactcttactgacagttgtgtctTCTTttcgtgatgtattgttgtctctaccttcttgcctgtgtgttgttctctgtgcccaataatgtttgtactatgttgtgttgctaccatgttgacGTCATGTTGCATTGCAACCATGCTGTGTTCtcgtgtgttgctgccatgctatgttgttgtcttaagtctctctttatgtagtgttgtggtgtctcttgtcgtgatgtgtattTTGTCCTATACTTTTATTCCTAGCTCCGTCCCGGCAGGAGgcccttttgccttttggtaggccgtcgttgtaaataaaaACGTGTTCCCTAGTTTAATAAatgttaaaaataaaatacattaatTAAATGAGCACATGCAGATGTCCCTTTATCTAAAAAATAGATGGAGAATGGACTCGATTGATTCGGTTCCTTTTGTGTTTAATAGCGGTTCGGAATGCAACTGTTTGAAAGTGCAAATCCAAAGCTATGATGGCCAGCCAATGAGGACACACTCCTAAATCCTGTTGGCTCTTGCACTTCACACACTGCGTACGTCACCGTCGGATTACCCAATCGCAACATAAACACCTCATCTACTTTCTGTTTACTCTCAAAGTTTTTACTTTTGCGGCGAAAGACACACGAAAGTGATGATAATGTTTTATTATCTTAAAGATCGTCTTATGCATCGGAATGAAAGGGTCGCTTTTTATTTATAGATTTCAAACATTCAACAATATCAATTTCTCTAAAGCAGTCTGCTCAAATCAACGAGGACAACTTCGGAAATTCATCCTATTTGAACAACTTCATTCCCAAGATTTACAAGGTTGAAGAAGCGGATCCCTGTAATAATAACTTTTGAATCTCTGCGAAATTAATCTGGGATTTCATTTTGCCATGTTTTAGTTTTAAAACAGGACATTTTCATTTTAGATAGACCATTTTTAAGGCGTGCACATTTTGAAGATTTGGGCTAATATAGGCCTACCCTAAAGGAAACGTGTATTGTTTTGTCTGTTGGTCGATTTGAGCAAAACTTTGCATTATTAGGCGTCTTGAGAGCGTGAGCATTGAGGATATTTTTTTGACTAAACCATCACATTTACCTAGTCTCGGTTATGTTAGCAGTGGGGCAGATGGACGGGTCCCGACAGAGCGCTTTCCTCCTAAGCACCGCACCTTTAGCGGCTCTGCATAGCATGACGGAGATGAAGACCCCACTCTACCCAGCCTACACATTATCTTCCAACGGTCCGGCCTCTTCTACCTCACCTATTGCCACCTCTCCAAACCCCGGTGGCATCCCGATGTCCTCACCGGGGATCAAAACATCCTCCGGAATGTCATCTCTCGGATCGCTCCATCAATGCATTGCGCTAGGCACACCTCATGGAATAAACGACATCCTCAGTCGTCCTTCGGTCCTTGCCCCAGGAGCTGCTGCTGCCGTTGCTGCGTCCACTTCTGCCGGCATCTTGTCAGGACTGCCCCGATTCAGTAGCTTGAGCCCCCCGCCACCCCCTGGACTCTACTTCAGCCCCAGTGCTGTGGCAGTGGCTCGCTACCCCAAGCCCTTGACAGACCTTCCAGGCAGGACCCCGATATTCTGGCCAGGAGTCATGCAAAGCCCACATTGGAGAGACGCCAGATTCGCATGTTCACCGCGTAAGTTACTCGTCCACGTTTTTGAGCTATCTGAACTTCAATTTATCGTATTTTGATGCATGATGTAGGCCTATAGCTGGAGGGGTTATTAATTATTCCCCAGTAGCCTATGATATTTCATCCTAAAAACTGAAGCAGATCTGACTTGAATGTTTAGCTGCAATGTGAATTAAAATGGACTAACAAAGGCTTATTTTATAACAGCTCAAATTAAGTTGATTGTGATATTATAATGAGAATAGCCTAACAGTAGGCCCATCCCAACATCAAATACATGTTAATAGCCTAATATTGGCATTTTATATCAATGCATAACAATAGGCGACAATTCCTTTAATGAACTAGAAGCTTTATGTTTTACATTTTCAGATCAAAATTCTATACTGCTTGACAAAGATGGAAAAAGAAAGCACACACGTCCCACCTTCTCTGGACAGCAAATATTTGCCCTAGAAAAGACTTTTGAACAAACAAAATATCTGGCTGGACCGGAGCGAGCACGACTGGCCTACTCGCTGGGAATGACAGAGAGCCAAGTAAAGGTAAGACACATTCTGAAATAGTCTTTATAAAGTCCAATAAGATGTATAATATTGTTTAATAAGTAACCTAGTTAACCTCTCACTAAGGAGGAGCACACAGGCTTCTTGCATAGTCTCTTCTACTCAATTAGAATTTGTCTCACGCTTTCCATTAATGTGCCTCATGCATTTTAGACAGTAATGTTTCTTTCGTTTCAATATTCATAAATAGATAGATATCGCCTACACTTAAAGTCGAATAACAGTTGTCAAACAAATCTAAATTAAAATGACTGTATTGCTTTTAATAATACATCTTTAAAGAATTCCCAAATAATTGTTGTCATATTCACAACTATAAATATTTCTAAAATATTAGTATGTATAACTAATAAATGAATAATACATTACACTATAATTTAACCAGACAATTTGTTAATTTATGTCATGGAAATGTGGAAATAATGGTAGCAAAGTCTTGCACAGCAGTATATAGAAAATGTGCATGTTTGCAAACAACATGGAAGGAGGCAAATTAAACCTATGTTTTCTCATTAGAAAAATATTGAGTCCCTTTTTCTGAATGCATTATTAGAATGACATACAATCTGTTGACTTCACGTGACTTAGACGTATGCCCTTTTACTTTGTCAGGGCCAAGGCTACAGTAATTATTTGTAAATGTCTGGTTGTCAATATCTTTGCAATAGAGTCATGTGTAATCATATTATTTGTTGATTTCATGTAATCAACGAATATTAACCTTTTAGGTGTGGTTTCAAAACCGAAGAACGAAATGGAGAAAACGCCACGCGGCTGAGATGGCTTCGGCAAAGAAGAAGCAGGACTCGGAGACGGAGAGGCTGAACGGGGCCTCGGAGAatgaagaggatgatgatgattataACAAGCCGTTGGACCCTAACTCAGACGACGAGAAAATAACACAATTACTGAAAAAACACAAACCAAACTCCTCACTCCTTATTAA
This window contains:
- the LOC118391721 gene encoding homeobox protein Nkx-6.1-like codes for the protein MLAVGQMDGSRQSAFLLSTAPLAALHSMTEMKTPLYPAYTLSSNGPASSTSPIATSPNPGGIPMSSPGIKTSSGMSSLGSLHQCIALGTPHGINDILSRPSVLAPGAAAAVAASTSAGILSGLPRFSSLSPPPPPGLYFSPSAVAVARYPKPLTDLPGRTPIFWPGVMQSPHWRDARFACSPHQNSILLDKDGKRKHTRPTFSGQQIFALEKTFEQTKYLAGPERARLAYSLGMTESQVKVWFQNRRTKWRKRHAAEMASAKKKQDSETERLNGASENEEDDDDYNKPLDPNSDDEKITQLLKKHKPNSSLLINTSENDSS